One genomic segment of Amycolatopsis granulosa includes these proteins:
- a CDS encoding shikimate dehydrogenase, with amino-acid sequence MLGKPVAHSLSPVLHRAAYAALGLDGWTYERIEVDAEGLPGFVRGLGPEWAGLSVTMPGKRAALDFAARATGRAVAAGAANTLVRTADGWLADCTDVDGVAGALRCAGGFTGGDTGLVLGAGGTAAATVVAFAELGVRRAVLVVRDPARAGETVVAAARAGIEADVRGWAGADFGKLAADSALLVSTVPPAAVAEHAAALAAAPCVLDVIYHPWPTPLAEAAAARGAQVATGLDMLLHQAFGQVEHFTGRPAPREAMRTALREATGSVLPLPIR; translated from the coding sequence GTGCTGGGCAAGCCGGTGGCGCATTCGCTGTCACCGGTGCTGCACCGCGCGGCGTACGCGGCGCTGGGCCTGGACGGCTGGACCTACGAGCGGATCGAGGTCGACGCCGAGGGACTGCCCGGGTTCGTGCGCGGGCTCGGCCCGGAGTGGGCGGGGCTGTCGGTGACCATGCCGGGCAAGCGGGCCGCACTGGATTTCGCCGCCAGGGCGACCGGCCGGGCCGTGGCCGCCGGTGCCGCGAACACCCTGGTCCGTACCGCGGACGGGTGGCTGGCCGACTGCACCGACGTGGACGGGGTCGCCGGAGCGTTGCGGTGCGCGGGCGGGTTCACCGGCGGCGACACCGGCCTGGTCCTGGGCGCGGGCGGCACGGCGGCGGCGACGGTGGTGGCGTTCGCCGAGCTCGGGGTCCGGCGTGCGGTGCTGGTGGTCCGTGACCCCGCCCGCGCGGGGGAGACCGTGGTGGCGGCGGCCCGGGCCGGGATCGAGGCGGACGTGCGCGGGTGGGCCGGGGCGGACTTCGGCAAGCTCGCCGCGGACTCGGCGCTGCTGGTGAGCACGGTGCCGCCGGCGGCGGTCGCGGAGCACGCGGCGGCGCTGGCGGCGGCGCCGTGCGTGCTCGACGTGATCTACCACCCGTGGCCGACCCCGCTGGCCGAGGCCGCCGCCGCCCGCGGTGCTCAGGTCGCCACCGGACTGGACATGCTGCTGCACCAGGCGTTCGGGCAGGTCGAGCACTTCACCGGCCGCCCGGCCCCCCGCGAAGCGATGCGCACCGCCCTGCGCGAGGCCACCGGCAGCGTCTTGCCGCTGCCCATCCGGTGA
- a CDS encoding DUF948 domain-containing protein, translating into MSAGQIAALIAAGAFVLLVLLLAIPLLKLGRTLDEATIAIRKAHENSDPILLGANETITHVNNQLERVDGITANAQAVTGNVSALSSVFTATLGGPLVKTAALSYGLSRAIRSRRKARELGEGKHSRSRKRGRK; encoded by the coding sequence GTGTCGGCAGGGCAGATCGCCGCGTTGATCGCCGCAGGAGCGTTCGTCCTGCTGGTGCTGCTGCTCGCGATCCCGTTGCTCAAGCTCGGTCGCACGCTGGACGAGGCGACGATCGCCATCCGCAAGGCGCACGAGAACTCGGACCCGATCCTGCTCGGTGCCAACGAGACGATCACGCACGTCAACAACCAGCTGGAACGGGTCGACGGGATCACCGCGAACGCGCAGGCCGTGACCGGCAACGTCTCCGCCCTCTCGTCGGTGTTCACCGCCACCCTGGGCGGGCCCCTGGTCAAGACCGCGGCGTTGTCCTACGGCCTGAGCAGGGCCATCCGGTCCCGCCGCAAGGCCAGGGAACTGGGTGAGGGCAAGCACTCCCGGTCGCGGAAGCGGGGCCGCAAGTGA
- the alaS gene encoding alanine--tRNA ligase — translation METHEINKRFLEHFQAKDHTPVPSASLILDDPTLLFVNAGMVQFKPYFLGEVPPPYPRATSIQKCVRTGDIDEVGKTTRHNTFFQMAGNFSFGDYFKEGAIANAWELITKSQDDGGFGLDPDRIWVTVYENDSEAAGLWQKIAGIPSERIQARDGRDNYWDMGVPGPGGPCSEIYYDRGPEFGRDGGPVVDEDRYLEIWNLVFMQDVRGEQSPKYGHPPVGELPKKNIDTGLGVERVAYLLQGVENVYETDLVRPVIARAEEFSGRRYGANHADDVRFRVIADHARSGVMLIGDGVTPGNEARGYVLRRLLRRIVRSVRLLGVQEPVLPEFAAVVRDAMAPSYPEIARDFDRISAVMRGEEEAFLQTLTSGSRIFDLAAEETKKAGGNVLAGDRAFQLHDTYGFPIDLTLEMAAEQGLSVDEDGFRTLMDEQRRRAKADAAARKKGHGDLSVYREMLERHGETDFLGYTDLQATAKVVGLLKDGQGVPVVREGDKAELILDRTPFYAESGGQVADTGVLIGSGGEARVVDVQKIVPGLWVHRVEVVAGEIGLDTEVTGSVDQTRRGSIARSHSATHLVHAAVRGAYGRRAAQAGSLNSPGRMRFDFTTPGPVSADVLTEVEEEVNDYLQNDVEVQAYTTTKDQALELGAVALFGEKYGDRVRVVDMGEYSRELCGGTHVGRIGELGLVKLVSDSSIGSGVHRVEALVGTDALKHVRKEQLLVSQLANTFKVPSDQLPSRIEDVLSRLRNAEKEIAQLRTRQVLGSAGTLADKAADVHGVAVVAEKLDGDIDAGALRSLAQEVRNRLGERPGVVALFVPQGDKLSFVVATTAAARDKGFAAGKLVPSFAGAVGGRGGGKPDLAQGGGSNPAGIEQAITALRGAVAAG, via the coding sequence GTGGAAACACACGAGATCAACAAGCGGTTCCTGGAGCACTTCCAGGCCAAGGACCACACCCCGGTGCCCAGCGCGTCGCTGATCCTGGACGATCCGACGCTGCTGTTCGTCAACGCCGGCATGGTCCAGTTCAAGCCGTACTTCCTGGGCGAGGTGCCGCCGCCGTACCCGCGGGCGACCAGCATCCAGAAGTGCGTGCGCACCGGCGACATCGACGAGGTCGGCAAGACCACCCGCCACAACACGTTCTTCCAGATGGCCGGGAACTTCTCCTTCGGCGACTACTTCAAGGAAGGCGCGATCGCGAACGCCTGGGAGCTGATCACCAAGTCCCAGGACGACGGTGGTTTCGGCCTCGACCCGGACCGCATCTGGGTCACCGTCTACGAGAACGACTCGGAGGCGGCCGGCCTGTGGCAGAAGATCGCCGGCATCCCCAGCGAGCGCATCCAGGCCCGCGACGGGCGTGACAACTACTGGGACATGGGTGTGCCCGGCCCCGGTGGCCCGTGCTCGGAGATCTACTACGACCGCGGCCCCGAGTTCGGCCGCGACGGCGGCCCGGTGGTCGACGAGGACCGGTACCTGGAGATCTGGAACCTGGTCTTCATGCAGGACGTGCGGGGCGAGCAGAGCCCGAAGTACGGCCACCCGCCGGTCGGTGAGCTGCCGAAGAAGAACATCGACACCGGCTTGGGCGTCGAGCGCGTCGCCTACCTGCTGCAGGGCGTGGAGAACGTCTACGAGACCGACCTGGTACGCCCGGTCATCGCGCGTGCCGAGGAGTTCTCCGGCCGCCGCTACGGCGCGAACCACGCCGACGACGTCCGCTTCCGCGTCATCGCCGACCACGCCCGTTCCGGCGTGATGCTGATCGGCGACGGCGTGACCCCGGGCAACGAGGCGCGCGGCTACGTGCTGCGCCGCCTGCTGCGCCGCATCGTGCGGTCGGTGCGCCTGCTGGGCGTGCAGGAGCCGGTGCTGCCCGAGTTCGCCGCGGTGGTGCGCGACGCGATGGCGCCGTCGTACCCGGAGATCGCGCGCGACTTCGACCGCATCAGCGCGGTCATGCGGGGCGAGGAGGAGGCGTTCCTGCAGACCCTGACCAGCGGGTCGCGGATCTTCGACCTCGCCGCGGAGGAGACGAAGAAGGCCGGGGGCAACGTGCTGGCCGGCGACCGGGCCTTCCAGCTGCACGACACCTACGGCTTCCCGATCGACCTGACCCTGGAGATGGCCGCCGAGCAGGGCCTGTCGGTCGACGAGGACGGGTTCCGCACGCTGATGGACGAGCAGCGCCGGCGCGCGAAGGCCGACGCGGCGGCCCGCAAGAAGGGCCACGGTGACCTGTCGGTCTACCGCGAGATGCTGGAGCGGCACGGGGAGACCGACTTCCTCGGCTATACCGACCTGCAGGCCACCGCGAAGGTCGTCGGCCTGCTCAAGGACGGCCAGGGCGTGCCGGTCGTGCGCGAGGGCGACAAGGCCGAACTGATCCTCGACCGCACCCCGTTCTACGCGGAAAGCGGTGGCCAGGTAGCCGACACCGGCGTGCTGATCGGGTCCGGTGGCGAGGCCAGGGTCGTCGACGTGCAGAAGATCGTGCCGGGCCTGTGGGTGCACCGCGTCGAGGTGGTCGCGGGCGAGATCGGCCTGGACACCGAGGTGACCGGTTCGGTCGACCAGACCCGCCGCGGCTCGATCGCGCGCTCGCACTCGGCCACTCACCTGGTGCACGCCGCGGTCCGCGGTGCCTACGGCCGCCGCGCCGCGCAGGCCGGTTCGCTGAACTCGCCCGGCCGCATGCGGTTCGACTTCACCACCCCCGGGCCGGTCTCCGCCGACGTGCTGACCGAGGTCGAGGAGGAGGTCAACGACTACCTGCAGAACGACGTCGAGGTGCAGGCCTACACCACGACCAAGGACCAGGCGCTCGAGCTCGGCGCGGTGGCGCTGTTCGGCGAGAAGTACGGCGACCGGGTCCGGGTCGTGGACATGGGCGAGTACTCGCGCGAGCTGTGCGGTGGTACCCACGTCGGCCGGATCGGTGAGCTGGGCCTGGTCAAGCTCGTGTCGGACTCCTCGATCGGCTCCGGGGTGCACCGCGTCGAGGCGCTGGTCGGTACCGACGCGCTCAAGCACGTGCGCAAGGAGCAGCTGCTGGTGTCGCAGCTGGCGAACACGTTCAAGGTGCCCAGCGACCAGCTGCCCTCCCGCATCGAGGACGTGCTGAGCCGCCTGCGCAACGCGGAGAAGGAGATCGCCCAGCTGCGCACCCGGCAGGTGCTCGGCTCGGCCGGGACGCTCGCGGACAAGGCGGCCGACGTGCACGGCGTCGCGGTCGTGGCCGAGAAGCTCGACGGCGACATCGACGCGGGCGCGCTGCGCTCGCTGGCGCAGGAGGTCCGCAACCGGCTCGGCGAGCGACCGGGCGTGGTCGCGCTGTTCGTGCCGCAGGGCGACAAGCTCAGCTTCGTGGTCGCCACCACCGCCGCCGCCCGCGACAAGGGCTTCGCCGCGGGCAAGCTGGTGCCCTCCTTCGCCGGGGCGGTCGGCGGCCGCGGTGGCGGCAAGCCAGACCTCGCGCAGGGCGGCGGCAGCAACCCGGCGGGCATCGAGCAGGCCATCACGGCGCTGCGTGGCGCGGTCGCGGCAGGGTGA
- a CDS encoding D-2-hydroxyacid dehydrogenase family protein — protein MKIVVLDDYQDVARSLADWDSLEAEVEVITSYVGDHDELVRRLAGAEVVVAMRERTRFTAQLLDRLPDLKLLVSTGRRNAAIDLKATERLGITVCGTGYLPYPTAEHTWALVLAAQRHLETELAAMRDGAWQSTVGTGLHGKTLGLLGLGNLGQRVAQVGRAFGMETVAWSQNLTAERAAEHGVTAVSKEDLFARSDVLSIHLVLSKRTRGLVSAAELAAMKPGALLVNTSRGPIVDEQALLDALRDRRIRAALDVYDIEPLPADHPLRAMRNATLTPHLGYVTREVYEIFYRDAVADIAAWREGDPVRVMTL, from the coding sequence ATGAAGATCGTGGTGCTGGACGACTACCAGGATGTCGCGCGGAGCCTCGCGGACTGGGACTCGCTGGAGGCCGAGGTCGAGGTGATCACTTCCTACGTCGGCGACCACGACGAGCTGGTGCGGCGGCTGGCCGGTGCCGAGGTCGTGGTGGCGATGCGGGAGCGCACCCGGTTCACCGCGCAGCTGCTGGACCGGCTGCCGGACCTGAAGCTGCTGGTCAGCACCGGCCGCCGCAACGCCGCCATCGACCTGAAGGCCACCGAGCGGCTGGGCATCACCGTCTGCGGCACCGGCTACCTGCCGTACCCGACGGCCGAGCACACCTGGGCGCTCGTCCTCGCCGCGCAGCGCCACCTGGAGACCGAGCTGGCCGCGATGCGCGACGGCGCGTGGCAGTCCACTGTGGGCACCGGCCTGCACGGCAAGACCCTCGGCCTGCTCGGTCTGGGCAACCTGGGCCAGCGGGTGGCGCAGGTCGGTCGGGCGTTCGGCATGGAGACCGTCGCGTGGAGCCAGAACCTCACCGCGGAACGGGCCGCCGAGCACGGTGTCACGGCTGTGTCCAAAGAGGACTTGTTCGCCCGGTCAGACGTGTTGTCCATCCACCTGGTGCTGTCCAAGCGCACCCGCGGTCTGGTCAGTGCCGCGGAACTCGCCGCGATGAAGCCGGGGGCCCTGCTCGTGAACACCTCCCGCGGGCCGATCGTCGACGAGCAGGCGCTGCTGGACGCGCTGCGGGACCGCCGGATCCGCGCCGCACTGGACGTCTACGACATCGAGCCCCTGCCGGCGGACCACCCGCTGCGCGCGATGCGCAACGCGACGCTGACCCCGCACCTGGGGTACGTCACGCGCGAGGTGTACGAGATCTTCTACCGCGACGCGGTGGCGGACATCGCCGCCTGGCGGGAGGGCGACCCGGTACGCGTCATGACGCTGTGA
- the mltG gene encoding endolytic transglycosylase MltG, protein MPRRPPPRRPAPPDHGLDLFDEPPPPPPRRPSRPTRPVRPPRPPEPAPDESPTEIIRLDDDYDYDDYDDYPENADEIRAEPEYIEPDDPDDPDDPDDDEPVETGRRRRPLRWLVALVVLALIGGGAWYGIDAVFGYDDYEGSGESDVLIQIEAGDSTGAIGQELATSGVVASAKAFVKASEDNSKVLSLQPGYYVLKTKMSGAAAVGKLTQDSSRVGVLQVRAGTQLDDITQPDGTVTPGVFSLLAKASCADLNGRSTCITVQQLRDTAARADLVALGVPGWAASVVSASTDARRIEGLVAPGVYDVKPGWTATELLSNVLRTSASRIQGAGLTGTAKFQGRTPYETLVVASLIEREAIKQDFANVAQVIYNRLGKSMRLQLDSTVNYLLDKPVVTTTDEDRNRAGPYNTYRFAGLPPTPISSPSVEAIHAAEQPSQGGFIYFVKCEKNGQSCFATTDAEHQQNISLARQRGAY, encoded by the coding sequence GTGCCCCGCCGGCCGCCGCCGCGCCGTCCCGCGCCGCCCGACCACGGGCTCGATCTGTTCGACGAGCCGCCGCCGCCCCCACCGCGCCGGCCCAGTCGTCCCACCCGGCCGGTTCGTCCCCCTCGTCCGCCGGAGCCGGCGCCGGACGAGTCGCCGACGGAGATCATCCGGCTGGACGACGACTACGACTACGACGATTACGACGACTACCCGGAGAACGCGGACGAGATCCGAGCCGAACCGGAGTACATCGAGCCGGACGACCCGGACGATCCGGACGACCCGGACGACGACGAACCGGTCGAGACCGGGCGCAGGCGCAGACCGCTGCGCTGGCTGGTCGCGCTGGTGGTGCTGGCGCTCATCGGCGGCGGCGCGTGGTACGGCATCGACGCCGTCTTCGGCTACGACGACTACGAGGGCAGCGGCGAGTCCGACGTCCTGATCCAGATCGAGGCCGGCGACTCCACCGGTGCCATCGGCCAGGAGCTGGCCACGTCCGGCGTGGTCGCCAGCGCGAAGGCGTTCGTCAAGGCCAGCGAGGACAACTCGAAGGTGCTGAGCCTGCAACCCGGCTACTACGTCCTGAAGACGAAGATGTCCGGGGCCGCGGCGGTCGGGAAGCTCACGCAGGACAGCTCGCGTGTCGGCGTGCTGCAGGTGCGGGCCGGCACCCAGCTGGACGACATCACCCAGCCCGACGGCACGGTGACGCCCGGTGTGTTCTCGCTGCTGGCGAAGGCGTCGTGCGCCGATCTCAACGGCAGGAGCACCTGCATCACCGTGCAGCAGCTGCGGGACACCGCGGCGCGAGCCGACCTGGTCGCGCTCGGCGTGCCGGGCTGGGCCGCGTCCGTCGTGTCGGCGTCCACCGATGCCCGGCGCATCGAGGGGCTGGTCGCGCCGGGCGTCTACGACGTCAAGCCGGGCTGGACCGCGACCGAGCTGTTGTCGAACGTGCTCCGGACGTCGGCGAGCCGGATCCAGGGCGCCGGGCTGACGGGCACGGCGAAGTTCCAGGGCCGCACCCCGTACGAGACGCTCGTCGTCGCCTCGCTGATCGAGCGCGAGGCCATCAAGCAGGACTTCGCCAACGTCGCTCAGGTCATTTACAACCGGCTCGGCAAGTCCATGCGGCTGCAGCTGGATTCGACGGTGAACTACCTGCTGGACAAGCCGGTCGTGACCACGACCGACGAGGACCGCAACCGGGCCGGCCCGTACAACACGTACCGGTTCGCCGGGCTGCCGCCGACGCCGATCTCCTCGCCGAGCGTGGAAGCCATCCACGCCGCCGAACAACCCAGCCAGGGCGGCTTCATCTACTTCGTCAAGTGCGAGAAGAACGGCCAGTCCTGCTTCGCCACCACGGACGCGGAGCACCAGCAGAACATCTCCCTCGCGAGGCAGCGCGGTGCCTACTGA
- a CDS encoding AAA family ATPase, with protein sequence MQDELFTVNPDLEPPPERVTQPQTAPVPPGSPLAVRMRPRSLDEVVGQQHLLGEGAPLRRLVEGAAPASVLLYGPPGTGKTTLANLVSTATGRRFVALSALSAGVKEVRGVIEEARRRRQYNTENTVLFIDEVHRFSKTQQDALLGAVEDRTVLLVAATTENPSFSVVSPLLSRSLVLQLKPLTDDDVRLLIRRAMTDERGLGGALELTADAEDHLVRLAAGDARRALTALEAAADAAAATEHKTIDLPTVESTVDKAAVRYDRDGDQHYDVISAFIKSIRGSDVDAALHYLARMIEAGEDPRFLARRLVVHASEDVGMADPTALQAAVAAAHAVQFIGMPEGRLALAQATIHLATAPKSNAVVVGIDAALADVRAGKLGTVPPHLRDGHYAGAAKLGNAQGYRYPHDVPEGVVAQQYPPDEVVGVDYYHPTQRGAERALAERVPRLRRSVRGGPSSAV encoded by the coding sequence GTGCAGGACGAACTCTTCACGGTGAACCCGGACCTGGAGCCGCCGCCGGAGCGCGTGACGCAGCCCCAGACGGCCCCGGTCCCGCCCGGTTCGCCCCTCGCCGTCCGGATGCGGCCGCGCTCGCTCGACGAGGTCGTGGGCCAGCAGCACCTCCTCGGCGAGGGTGCCCCGCTGCGCCGCCTGGTGGAGGGCGCCGCCCCGGCCTCGGTGCTGCTCTACGGCCCGCCCGGCACCGGCAAGACCACCCTGGCCAACCTCGTCTCCACCGCCACCGGCCGCCGGTTCGTGGCGTTGTCGGCCCTGTCCGCCGGCGTCAAGGAGGTGCGCGGCGTCATCGAGGAAGCCCGGCGCCGCCGCCAGTACAACACCGAGAACACGGTGCTGTTCATCGACGAGGTCCACCGGTTCTCCAAGACCCAGCAGGACGCGCTGCTCGGCGCGGTGGAGGACCGCACCGTCCTGCTCGTCGCCGCCACCACCGAGAACCCGTCGTTCTCGGTCGTGTCGCCGCTGCTGTCCCGCTCGCTGGTGCTGCAGCTCAAACCCCTCACCGACGACGACGTGCGCCTGCTGATCCGCCGTGCGATGACCGACGAGCGCGGCCTGGGCGGTGCGCTCGAGCTCACCGCCGACGCCGAGGACCACCTGGTCCGCCTGGCCGCCGGGGACGCGCGCCGCGCCCTCACCGCGCTGGAGGCCGCCGCCGACGCCGCCGCGGCCACCGAGCACAAGACGATCGACCTGCCCACCGTGGAGTCCACAGTGGACAAGGCGGCGGTGCGCTACGACCGCGACGGCGACCAGCACTACGACGTCATCAGCGCGTTCATCAAGTCGATCCGCGGGTCCGACGTGGACGCCGCGCTGCACTACCTGGCCCGCATGATCGAGGCGGGCGAGGACCCGCGGTTCCTCGCCCGCCGTCTCGTCGTGCACGCCAGCGAGGACGTCGGCATGGCCGACCCGACGGCGCTGCAGGCCGCGGTCGCGGCCGCGCACGCGGTGCAGTTCATCGGCATGCCCGAAGGCCGGCTCGCGCTGGCCCAGGCCACGATCCACCTCGCCACCGCGCCCAAGTCCAACGCCGTCGTGGTGGGCATCGACGCCGCGCTGGCCGACGTCCGCGCCGGGAAGCTGGGCACCGTGCCGCCCCACCTGCGCGACGGCCACTACGCCGGCGCGGCCAAGCTCGGCAACGCCCAGGGCTACCGCTACCCGCACGACGTGCCCGAAGGAGTGGTCGCGCAGCAATACCCGCCGGACGAGGTCGTGGGCGTGGACTACTACCACCCGACGCAGCGCGGCGCCGAGCGCGCGCTGGCCGAGCGGGTCCCCCGATTGCGCCGGTCGGTGCGCGGCGGCCCGTCCTCCGCGGTGTGA
- a CDS encoding SGNH/GDSL hydrolase family protein, which translates to MQAEPTQAPDSRPRRAARLAVLGDSTAVGLGDPVPGGSWRGVGPFVAGALGIAPEGYLNTSVTGARMRGVRTGQLPAALRHRPDVAVVIAGMNDTLRSDFDPVAMARDLGHVVTELRAAGAVVVPMRFHDHSRVFRLPGPLRRALTARIAEVNDIVDAVARRHGIACLDLGALPGAYDLAAWSVDRLHPSELGHRLLARGVTELVAEAGIAVPSPVSLVCSGGVTPGTLDHVGWLVVKGIPWLWRRGRDLLPYAAAIMVRSAAESWRARRATPRELAAGPAPGAEAPRSA; encoded by the coding sequence GTGCAGGCAGAACCCACCCAGGCCCCTGATTCCCGCCCCCGCCGGGCCGCCCGGCTGGCCGTGCTCGGCGACTCGACCGCCGTCGGGCTCGGCGATCCCGTTCCCGGCGGCTCCTGGCGCGGCGTCGGACCCTTCGTGGCCGGGGCGCTGGGCATCGCGCCGGAGGGGTACCTCAACACCTCCGTCACCGGCGCCCGGATGCGGGGCGTGCGCACCGGCCAGCTGCCGGCGGCGCTGCGCCACCGGCCCGACGTCGCGGTCGTGATCGCCGGCATGAACGACACGCTCCGCTCGGACTTCGACCCGGTGGCCATGGCCCGCGACCTCGGCCATGTGGTGACCGAACTGCGGGCCGCCGGCGCGGTCGTGGTCCCGATGCGCTTCCACGACCACAGCCGTGTCTTCCGGCTGCCCGGGCCGTTGCGGCGCGCCCTCACCGCGCGGATCGCCGAGGTCAACGACATCGTGGATGCCGTTGCCCGGCGGCACGGCATCGCCTGCCTCGACCTCGGCGCGCTGCCCGGTGCGTACGACCTCGCCGCGTGGAGCGTGGACCGGTTGCACCCGTCCGAGCTGGGGCATCGCCTGCTGGCGCGCGGCGTGACGGAACTGGTCGCCGAGGCCGGGATCGCCGTGCCGTCGCCGGTGAGCCTCGTCTGCTCCGGCGGCGTCACGCCAGGCACCCTCGACCATGTGGGCTGGCTGGTGGTCAAGGGCATCCCGTGGTTGTGGCGCCGCGGCCGCGACCTGCTGCCCTACGCGGCGGCGATCATGGTCCGCTCGGCGGCGGAGTCGTGGCGCGCCCGTCGCGCCACCCCTCGCGAACTGGCGGCCGGACCCGCGCCGGGCGCGGAGGCTCCCCGGTCCGCGTGA
- the ruvX gene encoding Holliday junction resolvase RuvX, which translates to MTARTPDRPGEHDPGAGRRLGVDVGSVRVGVALSDPSPVLASPLVTLSRDANSDSDLEQLAALVAEHEVVEVIVGLPRTLADRHGPAAEIAAAYADALAGRIAPVPVRLADERLTTVTASRMLSQRGVKGRKQRAVVDQAAAVEILQSWLDARAAYRARAGEA; encoded by the coding sequence GTGACGGCCCGCACACCAGACCGTCCCGGGGAGCACGATCCCGGGGCCGGTCGGCGGCTGGGCGTGGATGTCGGATCCGTCCGGGTCGGCGTCGCGCTCAGCGATCCGTCACCAGTCCTCGCCAGCCCGCTGGTTACCCTGTCGCGTGATGCGAACAGCGACAGCGATCTCGAGCAGCTGGCCGCACTGGTGGCCGAACACGAGGTGGTGGAGGTGATCGTGGGACTGCCGCGCACCCTGGCCGACCGCCACGGTCCGGCCGCGGAGATCGCCGCCGCCTACGCCGACGCCCTCGCCGGGCGGATCGCGCCGGTCCCGGTGCGGCTCGCCGACGAGCGCCTGACCACGGTCACCGCGTCACGCATGCTGTCGCAGCGTGGTGTCAAGGGCCGCAAGCAGCGCGCGGTGGTCGACCAGGCCGCCGCGGTGGAGATCCTGCAGAGCTGGCTCGACGCGCGGGCCGCCTACCGCGCACGGGCGGGTGAGGCGTGA
- a CDS encoding NAD(P)-dependent oxidoreductase: MPENPQPTVAVLGTGIMGLPMAANLAAAGLPVRAWNRTRDKAEPLAERGCTVVDTPAEAVAGADFVVTMLSDGAAVHDVVEQAGPFEAVWLQMSTVGLDWTGRLAALARRSGVAFVDAPVLGTRKPAEDGALVVLAAGPEDLRERCAPVFDAVGGRTLWAGPAGAASRLKLAANAWVLALTNGTAESIRLAQVLGVDPRLFLEAITGGALDVPYAHLKGGAMIDGEFPLAFAARHAAKDARLALEAAGDAVDLAGTRAALAHLDAAIAAGHGDEDMATLFYGLEGRPAGDGDAR, from the coding sequence ATGCCCGAGAACCCGCAACCCACCGTCGCCGTGCTCGGCACCGGCATCATGGGCCTGCCGATGGCCGCCAACCTCGCCGCGGCCGGCCTGCCGGTGCGGGCCTGGAACCGCACCCGCGACAAGGCCGAGCCGCTCGCCGAGCGGGGCTGCACCGTCGTGGACACCCCGGCCGAGGCGGTCGCCGGCGCGGACTTCGTCGTCACGATGCTCAGCGACGGCGCCGCGGTGCACGACGTCGTCGAGCAGGCCGGGCCGTTCGAGGCGGTCTGGCTGCAGATGAGCACCGTCGGCCTGGACTGGACCGGCCGGCTGGCCGCGCTCGCGCGCCGGTCCGGCGTCGCGTTCGTCGACGCGCCCGTGCTGGGCACCCGCAAACCGGCCGAGGACGGCGCGCTCGTCGTCCTCGCCGCCGGCCCGGAGGACCTGCGCGAGCGGTGTGCCCCCGTGTTCGACGCGGTCGGCGGCCGCACTTTGTGGGCCGGTCCGGCCGGTGCGGCCAGCAGGCTCAAGCTCGCCGCCAACGCCTGGGTGCTCGCCCTGACCAACGGCACCGCCGAGAGCATCCGGCTGGCGCAGGTGCTCGGCGTCGACCCGCGGTTGTTCCTGGAGGCCATCACCGGTGGTGCCCTCGACGTGCCCTACGCCCACCTCAAGGGCGGCGCCATGATCGACGGCGAGTTCCCGCTCGCGTTCGCCGCCCGGCACGCGGCCAAGGACGCCCGCCTCGCGCTCGAGGCGGCCGGGGACGCGGTGGATCTCGCCGGAACCCGCGCCGCGCTGGCGCATCTGGACGCGGCGATCGCCGCCGGCCACGGCGACGAGGACATGGCGACCCTCTTCTACGGCCTGGAGGGCCGTCCGGCCGGTGACGGCGACGCACGGTAA